Sequence from the Nilaparvata lugens isolate BPH unplaced genomic scaffold, ASM1435652v1 scaffold5405, whole genome shotgun sequence genome:
atttttctacttctcatttttgttatcacaaattagtccaggcaatgaatgctcaaaaaagggtatagagggaaaacttggaaagataatttttgaccccacacagttctgtttagggtagtaaggaggtaaacatatcaaaagtcctcacccctaccccttgtgaTAAGGTGGAGGGGGTGGTTtcaaggtaccattttttggtttcccGTATgcaactcaaaaactatgtatcctaaggacttgactgtcatataacaaattaaagctcacataatttcctacaatatcattctataacttttttcatatcttctctattttcgagatatccgctctggaggtgtgacatttttgaaaagaatagtttgccataaatttttttttatatttttgctcttataactttttaaaaacgATGGAAAATATCTGCTAATTATGAGCTTTCATGTAACAAGATCAAGGACCCTTCATAACTTCTGCTCTCCACTTAATAGAGTTTTGAGGCTATTCAATAGCGTTTGTGAAGGTGTTGATGTGCATGGCCCTGTTAGTGAGGTTGGAAGGCACATTATTGAGGCTattcataattaaatttgaattcagtttctgaattgattcaattaatatgatgtccgtgattcttattaattttatagagttGATCAAACCTACAGTTTAAATCCCTTAAATTTTATACTTGAATAACTGTTGTTGTTaaaactttttcttttcttctctgctttcatcaattttcttcccacagtgggaatgaatgaatgaatgaatgaatgaatgaatgaatgaatgaatgaatgaatgaatgaatgaatgaatgaatgaatgaatgaatgaatgaatgaatgaatgaatgaatgaatgaatgatggatggatggatggatggatggatggatggatggatggatggatgaatgaatgaatgaatgaatgaatgaatgaatgaatgaatgaatgaatgatgatgaatgaatgaatgaatgaatgaagaatgaatgaatgaatgaatgaatgaatgaatgaatgaatgaatgaatgaatgaatgaatgaatgaagaatgaatgaatgaatgaatgaatgaatgaatgaatgaatgaatgaatgaatgaatgaatgaatgaatgaatgaatgaatgaatgaatgaatgaatgaatgaatgaatcgtctcgtctcgtctcgtctcgtctcgtctcgtctcgtctcgtctcgtctcgtctcgtctcgtctcgtctcgtctctcttgtcttgtcttgtcttgtcttgtcttgtcttgtcttgtcttgttttgttttgttttgtcttgtcttgtcttcgtttcaatgttgccgatcctctgtcttgtcttgtcttgtattgtcttgtcttgtcttgtcttgacttgtCTTGACTTGTCTTGACTTGTcttgacttgtcttgtcttgtcttgtctttcttgtcttctcttctcttatctagtttataatttatatatcttatctgtatttttttaaacaaaataaaatgatagtatcttattgtagaatacttattcaattctagaagcataaactgattccgtttcataaactattatgtaaacacgttcacatcaaatcagaatcagctgacttcaaggttattttacagccctagggccgtaaaactttcagcggcctggtcagaaaacaatcattttcggcctccatatgacgcacgaaaaccagctcattacatccaagtggggcgaaaaaatagTATAGCGTCATCAGCAGGATAAATCACAAGATAttacagcccgaattcataagTCATAATTTCATAACTCATTATTAGTGGAAGGCAAAGCTGGTTGAATTGCGATGTAGACTCAGAGCTGCTAAGTGAAATAGCTTGAAAACTTGTGATTCTAACCTCTTTCTGTGAATTGACtgttcattttattgaaatattaccTATTAATATTCTCAATAACGTTGTTATGAGCAAGAAGATTGAAAAATACTTCACGCCTACGGCTCCATCAACATCTGGGAAGCGTGAACGTCCACAAAGTTCTCCGGAAACACCGACAAGTAAGAAAAAAACTGTTGTATCTGTGAATTCGGGTGAAATGAATAGCAAAGACTTAAAACAATTTCTTGAGGACTTTGAACAACGTATTGTtactaattttaattcaaaatttgagaatTTGGCAACGAAGGCGGATTCAGAAGCAATAAAACAGTCAATAGAAAATTTGTTGGAGGAGAATAGAAAACTGAAACTGCAAGTGAAAAATCTTTCCACCGAGAATAGAGACTTACGAAGACGTATGATTGGGATGGAAGATAGAAATCGTCGTAACAATTTAATATTCAAAGGACTTAAATACGATGTGAATGTATCGAATCCGGTTACAGTGGTGAAGAACTTTTGTGTAGAGTATCTTAATGCAAGACCAGACCTGTGGGTGAATAGAGCGCACTCGTTAGGAAACATGAGGAATGGGGGGCCTCTCATAGCTCATTTTCCAGATGACGCTGACATCAATCATTTGATGAAGAACGCTAAAAAGTTGAAGGGGACCAATTTCTTTGTGCACAAAGACTTTTCATTGGAAACTAGGCGGGTGAGATCACGGCTTTTCGCgataaaaaaagaaatactaagaGTAGTACCTCAGCAACGAGTGATGGTGCAGCACGACCGACTGGTTGTTGGTAATGCAACGTTTCGGTGGGATGAGGATGAAGGACTAAAATTCGGGATACAGAGCGGCGAGGAAAAGCTTCAACAAATATTGGAATGTGATGGAGAAACGGTCAACGAATTACTACGCAGATCAGCATATGCAGTAGGCCGAGAGACGAATGCGGTACAGACGAGTGCAGTACAAACCAGTGCGGTGCAGCCCAATAATGATTCTACGGAGAGAGACGAGGAACATTGAGATGTAGCCGTCAGCCAGGTCGTACAGCACCAGTTTAATGTAATTGTATATAATGTAGCGGGGTTAAAGGGTAAGAActttttagaattatttaattttttaagagAGTATGAGTGTTTTGTTTTATTGGAAACTTttatagaagaaggagaacaattTATTTTCGATAGGTTTTTGCAGGGTTATGTTTTCTCATGGGAATTTGCGTTAAGAGAGTCTAAATTTGGTAGAGCTAAGAAAGGAATATTATTAGCTATTAGGGACAGGTGGGAGGgaaaaataagaatagagaATACGAATGGAAGAAACGTTCTATttatgttggaaaaaaatttgtACATAGTTCCAGTCTATCTGAGTGGAGGTCTGGAGAGTGAGTGGGAATTGGATTACTGTATGTTGTATGATTTTCTGTTCTCTTTCGATGATACcgaaaatatgattattgtgGGAGATTTAAATGGGCGAGTTGGAGAAGGGCAGAGCTTACCGACACAAGTCGCGTTCGATAACACAGGCATTGAGTACGAACGCCGGTCTAAAGATACCGTAATCaataaaaaaggaagaaaattaataaatctctgTGAGGAGTTTAATTTCGTTATTTTAAATGGTAGGGTCACGGGGGATGAGTCGGGGGAGTTCACATTTGTTAATAATAGAGGAGCGTCGGTTATCGATTTGTGTTGTGTCAGCTTAGATAGTTTGcatttaattgaatattttgaagtgAAGGGCGCGAACTTCTCAGATCATTTTCCCATAAGTATATCTATCAAGTGTGAAAGTATAGCAGAAGTTGAAAAAAGCTGTTCAGTACCACTTGCCCCAAAACTTACCTGGAATAGCGCGAATGGAAATagttttgttgataaattaGCAGAGAGGTGTCGGAATGTTTCTCATTTACCAGAAGATATCGATGAGGCATGTACTTTACTGAAGGAACTGATATATGACACCACCAATTTCAAGAATGAGCCGAAATTAGTAAATAATAAGTTCAAGAAAAGTATTTGGTACGATCGAGAATGTGAAATGGCTAGGAACACAATGTTtgctttattgaaattatttagaaaaaataactCTATCGTAGTTAAGAATGACTATTTAGCGGCTGTGAAAGACTACAAAGAAATATGTAAGAGGAAAAAAGATGTTTATTGGGAGGgagtaaaaacaaaattaaaatcagTTAGAGATTCTAAACATTTTTGGGAACTGGTGCGTGAATTTAAAGGAAAAAACGAGGTGAGAAAAATAGATATAAAACCAGAGGAATGGGTATGTCATTTTAAAGAGCTATACACGCCTATTCGAGTATGTGGACCAACATCGTATGCAGAGCCCCATATTACGGATGAGTTATTGGACAAAGCCTTAGATATCAACGAAATCAggttatcactaaaaaagttaCGAAATGGAAAGGCTCCGGGGGAAGATAGAATTTGTGGTGAGTTTTACAAAAAAGCGCCTGTAACATACATACAATTGATGATAATTCTTTTCAATAGGATTTTTGATGTAGGCAAGGCTCCAGaatcattcaaaaaatcaatagtcTTCCCATTGCACAAAAAAGGAGATACGCGAGATCCGAAAAACTATAGGGCGATATCTTTCACCAACTCAATTTATAAGGTATTTGTAGGGTGTTTACTGAATAGACTAGAGCAGTGGGTAACGCAGAGAAAAATTATTAGAGAGAATCAAGCCGGTTTTAGAAAAGGGTATTCGTCAGTCGATAATATTTATGTTTTGTACAACTTGATAAGATATCATATGTTGGTAAGAAATAAAAAGGTTTACTGTTTCTTTGTGGACTTCAAGGCCGCGTTTGACTCTATTGATCGAGAAGCGTTGTTCTACAGATTATTGGAAATAGGTATTTCAAATAAGTTTGTCCGGGTGTTGAGAGCATTATATGAGAAAGTAACATCCGCTGTATGGTGCAAGAATGGTAATGGTCTTACAGAAAGTATTGAGTTTGAGAGTGGCTTAAAACAGGGATGTTTAGTATCCCCGATTCTGTTTTCTATCTTTACTCACGATATTTGTGAATACATAGGAGGTGGGCTACGGATGGGAGATACTGAAATAAATGCACTCCTTTATGCTGACGACTTGGTGATATTCACTGATAGTATTCACAAAATGCagagaatgataaataaattgagagaTTATTGTTGCCGGTGGAACTTGATATTGAATAGAGATAAATCGAAGATAATCGTCTTTAGAAAGGGGGGTAGATTAAGCCGGAGTGAGAATTGGAGGTATGGAGAAGAACCGATAGAAGTAGTAAACGAGTACAAGTACCTTGGAGTCACTTTCACTTCTACGTTATCTTTGACTAGCCATTTTAAAGATAAAGTATCGATAGCAAAATACGGTATAAATAGTGTATGGAAGAAACTGATTACAAACAATGAAGTGCCGTTATCAACCAAAAGGCAGGTGTTTAGTTCGGTAAGCAAGGCGACGGTAACATATGCTGCCCAAGTATGGGGGTATCAGCAAAGAGAGGAATTGGAGCGACTGCATAGATTCTTTATTAAGAGACTGTTCTGTTTGCCGGTCAATACAccaaattatattttgtatttggAGAGTGAAGAGAATAATATATGGTTGGAtacattaaaattgaattgtagATACATAGCGAAAACGATAAGCCTATCAGAATCTAgatttataagaaaaataacaatattgacATCCCGAAGTAAATGCGGTTGGGCTAAGGAATGGAGAATGTTGAGTAGACAATATAATGTGGATTGGATAGACCCTGTAACTCACCCTAATGAATGGCTAGGAAAATGTGAGATTATTATTAATCGAATACgcaacaaattaatagaaacgtGGTGGGATTGTGCCGCAAATTCGcagtttcattccatttattataatcttagaATGTGTCATCCAGTAAGACCAGATTATATTAGCGACATACATAGTAGGCGTTTTATCAGTCAGATTTTCAAGGTGAGAGGGTCTCTATTACCTCTCAATTTTAGGGTGGGTAGAGATTATGAAAGTTATATTTGCTCACTGTGCAATAGTAGAGAAGTGGAAGACACCCATCACTTCATAGGTAGATGTAAAATCCTAGGTGAATTACGTGCCAAATGGTTTGGATGTTGGGTATTGAATGAGGTGGCAGTTCTCCAATACCTGAATGGTAAAGATTGGAGAATCCTGTTTGGGTATGTAAATGAGGCACTTAAGTATCGGGAGTTTTTAGTGTTAGAGTATAATTTCTGAATAAGTACATTTAATATGTGGGATTTGTCATTATTTTGTGCATTCTGATTAACCGTAATTTTTGTAATCAAGGATTTATAAAATTGAGTTTATGTTCACTTATATGATGTATAATCTATGCTTTTTCAAGTATGTATCTGATAATTTAATTCGTTGCTATAATGTATAAATTAAATGTTAAGTTAATATTGTAAACAACCAACTCTGGCTGACGGCATAAAGCCATGCCTATTGAATTTTTGActtattgaattgtaaattgtatcctttgttttgtataataaattcttttatctatctatctatctatctatctatctatctatctatctatctatctatctatctatctatctatctatctatctatctatctatctatctatctatctatctatctatctatctatctatctatctatctatctatctatctatctatctatctatctatctatctatctatctatctatctatctatctatctatctatctatctatctatctatctatctatctatctatctatctatctatctatctatctatctatctatctatctatctatctatctatctatctacacATTACCCAgtaaatcaagactaatttcTTAAATTAAGAGAATTCATCTCTATAGCATGGAGCAGGGTTTCACCAAGGACACTATCATATTCAGAAATCTACTGGAAGTGAG
This genomic interval carries:
- the LOC120355972 gene encoding uncharacterized protein LOC120355972; this translates as MLEKNLYIVPVYLSGGLESEWELDYCMLYDFLFSFDDTENMIIVGDLNGRVGEGQSLPTQVAFDNTGIEYERRSKDTVINKKGRKLINLCEEFNFVILNGRVTGDESGEFTFVNNRGASVIDLCCVSLDSLHLIEYFEVKGANFSDHFPISISIKCESIAEVEKSCSVPLAPKLTWNSANGNSFVDKLAERCRNVSHLPEDIDEACTLLKELIYDTTNFKNEPKLVNNKFKKSIWYDRECEMARNTMFALLKLFRKNNSIVVKNDYLAAVKDYKEICKRKKDVYWEGVKTKLKSVRDSKHFWELVREFKGKNEVRKIDIKPEEWVCHFKELYTPIRVCGPTSYAEPHITDELLDKALDINEIRLSLKKLRNGKAPGEDRICGEFYKKAPVTYIQLMIILFNRIFDVGKAPESFKKSIVFPLHKKGDTRDPKNYRAISFTNSIYKVFVGCLLNRLEQWVTQRKIIRENQAGFRKGYSSVDNIYVLYNLIRYHMLVRNKKVYCFFVDFKAAFDSIDREALFYRLLEIGISNKFVRVLRALYEKVTSAVWCKNGNGLTESIEFESGLKQGCLVSPILFSIFTHDICEYIGGGLRMGDTEINALLYADDLVIFTDSIHKMQRMINKLRDYCCRWNLILNRDKSKIIVFRKGGRLSRSSKRVQVPWSHFHFYVIFD